The following are encoded together in the Pseudomonas sediminis genome:
- the ampE gene encoding regulatory signaling modulator protein AmpE — translation MSFLVILLVLWVEKFSAWRLRIQQDGPWLAQLQRLQQGGLQQAPWLCLAVLVLLPVLALGLVLLILKPLAYGWLALPVHLLVLIYSLGRGDLLAALGPFRDAWRRGDGQAAYHVAERDLSLQPEEGTELLQQVQGHLLWQAYQSFFAVIFWYLLLGPMAALAYRLLAMSAEHAQQPALRERAVQLRHAFDWLPARVLASSFALVGNFVAVSRALLHELLSWDISAAQLVVKAGRAAGEMPPPVMGEEGVDTLDQLWQLLIRAAVVWYAGYAVWVLFI, via the coding sequence ATGAGTTTTCTGGTGATTCTGCTGGTGCTGTGGGTCGAGAAGTTTTCCGCCTGGCGCCTGCGCATCCAGCAGGACGGCCCCTGGTTGGCGCAACTGCAGCGCCTGCAACAAGGCGGCCTGCAGCAGGCTCCGTGGCTGTGCCTGGCCGTTCTGGTGCTGTTGCCGGTGTTGGCGTTGGGCCTGGTGCTGCTGATCCTCAAACCGTTGGCTTACGGCTGGCTGGCTTTACCGGTGCATTTGCTGGTGCTGATTTACAGCCTGGGGCGGGGTGATCTGCTCGCAGCGCTGGGGCCGTTTCGCGACGCTTGGCGGCGCGGTGACGGTCAGGCCGCTTACCACGTGGCCGAACGTGACCTTTCGTTGCAGCCGGAGGAGGGCACCGAGCTGCTGCAACAGGTGCAGGGGCATCTGCTATGGCAGGCCTATCAAAGCTTCTTTGCGGTGATCTTCTGGTATCTGCTGTTGGGCCCCATGGCCGCGCTGGCCTATCGCCTGTTGGCGATGAGTGCAGAGCATGCGCAGCAACCGGCTCTGCGTGAGCGCGCCGTACAACTGCGCCACGCTTTCGATTGGCTGCCGGCGCGGGTGCTGGCTTCCAGTTTCGCCCTGGTCGGCAATTTTGTCGCCGTCAGCCGCGCCTTGCTGCATGAGCTGCTGAGCTGGGACATTTCTGCCGCGCAACTGGTGGTCAAGGCTGGGCGAGCCGCTGGTGAGATGCCGCCGCCAGTGATGGGTGAGGAGGGTGTCGATACCCTGGATCAGCTGTGGCAACTGCTGATTCGTGCTGCGGTGGTCTGGTACGCCGGTTACGCGGTTTGGGTGTTATTCATTTAG
- the ampD gene encoding 1,6-anhydro-N-acetylmuramyl-L-alanine amidase AmpD: MQLDPSTGWFQGIPHCPSPNFNVRPSGEISLLVVHNISLPPGQFGTGKVQAFFQNRLPVDEHPFFAEIASLQVSAHFFIERDGGLTQFVSCLDRAWHAGVSWFEGRDNCNDFSLGVELEGTDDLPYTDAQYARLAELTRQLLDAYPALSTQRIRGHNDIAPGRKTDPGAAFDWARLHAELKER; the protein is encoded by the coding sequence ATGCAGCTCGACCCCTCAACCGGCTGGTTTCAGGGCATCCCTCACTGCCCATCGCCGAATTTCAATGTTCGCCCCAGTGGCGAAATTTCCCTGTTGGTGGTGCACAACATCAGCCTGCCACCCGGGCAGTTCGGTACTGGCAAGGTGCAAGCGTTCTTTCAGAACCGCTTGCCGGTGGACGAACATCCTTTCTTCGCCGAAATTGCGTCCTTGCAGGTTTCCGCCCATTTCTTCATCGAGCGTGATGGCGGGCTGACGCAGTTCGTCTCCTGTCTGGATCGTGCCTGGCACGCCGGGGTTTCCTGGTTCGAGGGGCGCGACAACTGCAACGATTTTTCGCTGGGTGTGGAGCTGGAGGGGACGGATGATCTGCCTTATACCGATGCTCAATACGCCAGGTTGGCCGAGCTGACGCGGCAGTTGCTGGACGCTTACCCGGCGTTGTCGACGCAGCGCATCCGCGGCCACAACGATATCGCGCCTGGGCGCAAGACTGATCCGGGGGCAGCGTTCGACTGGGCGCGTCTGCACGCCGAATTGAAGGAGAGGTAG